The Rubrobacter calidifluminis genome has a segment encoding these proteins:
- a CDS encoding LLM class F420-dependent oxidoreductase — MAKIGYFLSCEEFGPARLLEQAKMAEEAGFEGLWISDHYHPWNSEQGNSPFVWSVIGALSQMTSLPVTTGVTCPTMRIHPAIIAQAAATSQVMLNGRFSLGVGSGENLNEHILGHRWPPADVRLEMLEEAVEVIRLLWEGGVKDHHGRYYTVENAHLYTLPDEPPKILVSGFGEASARLAGRIGDGYCGASPEGDLVSLFRSSGGADKPAHGGAKVCWGEDEKEARRTAHRLWPNEQLPGQLAQELPTPAHFEQASSLVTEDMVAEAVPCGPDPERHRQMIHEYLEAGYDEIYIQQIGPEQEGFFRFYEREILPGFR, encoded by the coding sequence ATGGCGAAGATAGGATACTTCCTCTCCTGCGAGGAGTTCGGCCCCGCCAGGCTCCTTGAGCAGGCGAAGATGGCCGAGGAGGCGGGCTTCGAGGGGCTCTGGATCAGCGACCACTACCACCCCTGGAACTCCGAGCAGGGCAACAGCCCGTTCGTGTGGTCGGTGATAGGCGCGCTCTCGCAGATGACCTCTCTGCCGGTCACCACCGGCGTGACCTGTCCCACGATGCGCATCCATCCGGCCATAATAGCCCAGGCCGCCGCCACCTCACAGGTGATGCTGAACGGCAGGTTCTCCCTCGGCGTGGGAAGCGGCGAGAACCTGAACGAGCACATCCTTGGCCACCGCTGGCCCCCCGCCGACGTACGGCTGGAGATGCTGGAGGAGGCAGTCGAGGTAATACGCCTCCTCTGGGAAGGAGGCGTCAAGGATCACCACGGAAGATACTACACCGTCGAGAACGCTCACCTCTACACCCTTCCCGACGAGCCGCCGAAGATCCTCGTCTCGGGGTTCGGTGAGGCCTCGGCCCGGCTCGCAGGCAGGATCGGTGACGGCTACTGCGGTGCCTCCCCGGAAGGGGATCTGGTCTCGCTCTTCCGCTCCTCGGGCGGCGCGGACAAACCGGCCCACGGCGGGGCGAAGGTCTGCTGGGGCGAGGACGAGAAGGAGGCTCGCAGAACGGCCCATCGACTGTGGCCCAACGAACAGCTCCCCGGGCAGCTCGCCCAGGAACTGCCCACCCCGGCGCACTTCGAGCAGGCCAGCTCGCTCGTGACCGAGGATATGGTCGCCGAGGCCGTCCCGTGTGGCCCCGACCCCGAACGTCACCGGCAGATGATCCACGAGTACCTGGAGGCTGGCTACGACGAGATCTACATCCAGCAGATAGGCCCGGAGCAGGAGGGTTTCTTCCGCTTCTACGAGCGTGAGATCCTGCCGGGGTTCCGCTAG